The following DNA comes from Oncorhynchus masou masou isolate Uvic2021 chromosome 21, UVic_Omas_1.1, whole genome shotgun sequence.
ACTTATTTTTATGATGAATCAGCGATAAATCATTTTTGTGGGAGGTGTTAGAGCCTGACGATAATATGGACAAAAAGTAATGTGAAAAATGTAACTACTTTGATGGACAGTTACTTTGCAGGGCTCTAGAATATGTTTTTCCAGTGCCAAGTAAGACAACGGAGATGGTAGCCTATATATGATTCAAAGAGTAGCGATTTCATCAAACCTATCCAGAGAATGCATGATTGAAATTGATGTGAAACCTGTAAAAAATTCTCCAGAATTATCAGATTTTTGGGGGGCTCTTCGGAGAATTTGCAGACACCTATAGGCAATATTATTTCACCTCCTGAGGTCGTGGAAAATCAAAACACTTAGCTAGTTTGCTGACTCTAAATATGATACTGTTGCTATATAGCCATGTAGGTTAATAGATTAAGATGAATCAATCAGTCATAAACTTTCCAGCACAAGGCTCCTTGATGAAGGCCTAGTCACTGTGAATCGTGTGCTCATCTCCACTCCACGGGCGTATCAAAACCATTTTACAGCCTGCTCCAGATATGTTTAAGATgtactatgcagaaatcactccgccatttcctggttgctaaaatagAGTAGTTCTAAACCACTGCGAAATAGCTTTTCCATATCCAAAAATATTGTACTTTCAGTTTTCCACACCAGCTTAAAACAACTGAAAAAATGCAAAAACATagaaagcatagaaatagagaACGCACACAGAGcatatctaccacttcttagacttgctttcaataagaatgacagatctatgtGGATTTGGTCAGGTTTAAAGTAACTGAACCATtagtatatattttatttaactaggcttgtcagttaattaagaacattcttatttacagtgacggcctaggtacagtggtttaactgccttcttcaggggtagaacgacagatttttaccttgtcagctcggggattcgatctagcaacctttcggtgacacccaacgctctaaccactaggctacctgccaccccaaaaactgtatatacagtttCAATCATCTTGGAGGTGCTCAGAAATATGTATAGTATGCTTCATATGGCTCTGACGCCAGGCTGTATTGTGAGACACTTATGacaaaactgatttaacaggTTTTACACTCATTGTTAATGtaagttgatttttttttttttttttttttttttttttttgaagggCTTTGGGCAGTTGTGAACAATGCTGGCATCTTAGACTGGTCAGAGACAGAGTGGAACACCATTGATGATTATCGCAATATGGCTGAGGTCAATTTATTTGGCAGCATCAGGACCTCCATAGCTTTCCTCCCATTGGTTCGTGCCTCAAAAGGTAAGTGTAATAATTATTTTACCATCACCGTTTCATAATGGTGATCACAGTTCTTGATTTATCACATTCAATGTTCATTTTACTCCACAGTGTTCTAAAATGTGTCATGTTCATTGATTTCCGTAGGACGGATGGTGTACGTCTCAAGCATCTTTGCCTTCTTCAACTGTCTGACCATGGGGGCCTACAGTATGtcaaagagaggactggaggcgTTTGCCGACTGCCTACGGGTAGAGATGGACTGTTTTGGAGTAAAGGTAAAGACAACTCTTGGTAATCataattactgtgtgtgtgtgtgtgtctttttaatACTCTGTAGATTTGTTTACATTGATTGTAATCAACACATTCCCCTTAAAATGTCAATCTGTGATTGCTATATCCATTTATGGACATTTAAGTTaatgatatacagtataaccatttattcttgaagaatataacatataaatgcctcatgagcgtAGTTCAACTGTGGTACCCCATCAGaatccaaaatataagcttgtttcacTTCTTTGTTGGTtaacaatgtaattgtaaacaaacactatagcTTCAAAACACAATTAAATCTATAACTTTGATACAGCTCTGTCCATAGCTCTGTTTATGAATTTGAGAAAGGTtaaatttctccagccccatcccccagGTCTTCACCAAAACACTGGCGGTGTGACTGCTTATTGTTTGAACTTCAGAGTGCCCCTTTAACATTGTGGTGATGATCTCAGGTGAGCATCATCCAGCCAGGTAACTTTGGTCCTGCTACCAACATCCTGAGGCGGAGAACAGGGACAGAAATCTGGGAGAAACTGGACGAGGAGCGTCAACAGATGTTCAACAGGCAGTATGTGGACCTGGCTAATAACTACCACATGTCTACATGTATGACTGGCAACCAGGACAGCAGCCTGGTCATAGACGCTATGGTGGAAGCCCTCACAGCAGACAGACCTAAACGCAGATATCTGTTGGTCTCTAAGCTGGATATGTTGTTCTTCTATGCCTTCCCCTATCTGCCGACATGCGTCACTGATGCAGTTTTCTACCTCAGTCCCATGTACAACAAAAGAAAAGCAATGCTTTATTCCAAATAGAGAATATCTGTATTATGCTGGAGTGACAGTAGAGAAAGTGTATGGCtttgtgttatgttgtaatgtGCAATATTTTTACATTGTGCTTCTCACTTATTCTGTGTTGCAAACTTGCATGTGTCCCAAATTCTCTGGGAAATGTATGCATTCCTTCCCACCAACAATACATTCGGGAAGAATAGAAGATGTTCGGGACGTTACTAAGAGGATTCAATGGCATGTTACTGTGTCTTGCAGCTGCTTGCCTCACTCATATCCGCAAAATTACATATTTACCTGATTTGTTGTATATTAATAGTTAGGAATTGATACATAACAAATAGGAGGATATTTCTGTCCTGTTAGTGTCTGTTTTTTTATGTTCTCCCCTCTAGTTTCCTGCAGCTAATCTGGGCGTATGGTCACCAGAGATGGCTTGAGCTGACAATTTAGTTAGACTGCCTTAAATAGACAAGATGCGGTCTGTCTAACCAAGATGGAGAGAGCCAGGAGGAGTTTAGTCTCTAAATCATCCTTgcatctgggaaactaagccAGGGTGGGCTAAAGACAACAACCCACCTGCAGACAATGGCAGGATGAACCCAGAGTGGtttgatgctccttggtctgCATGAGGGGGGTTGAACCAACCAGAGCATTGTTACTGTCAGCTATATATAGTACTCTGCATttgtgtaaaggttaggttactgggtccaacacAAGGGTGGAGGGTCGACCTGCCTAATTATTGCAAAAATTAATCAATATttaataaagatgattgtttgaagaaatgaccaaATCTCAGTACTAAATTTCCACGACAGTATACAGaacctacactacatgaccaaaagtatgggGACACCTGCTCttctaacatctcattccaaaatcataggcattaatatgaagttgcccccccccccccctttgctgctataacagcctccactcttctgggaaggctttccactagatgttggaacattgctgcggggacttgcttccattcagccacatcaTGTCTGTGCTCAATTttaaacacctgtcagcaatgggtgtagctgaaatagccgaCTCCACTATTTTAAAGTgtcgtccacatacttttgtagatATTGTATGTGGTTGTTTTATTCAAGAAGTGGTATGCAACGTTCTTTATACCAgtttgtttttctgttttttttactaTAATACTttaaacacaacacaatgctttATACAATAAACTTGTCAAGAATACAACCTCAATTCTAAGTACATTATCACTACAGAATCCATAGGCTTTCAAATTGATGTGCATAGTAACAGTTTCCCCTCTATTGGTGTTAACTACCTTTCTCTTGGTGCAGGAAACTGCAGTTTATGGGGAAGACCCTTTATCTCTATGCTAATTCTTGCAAATGAGGTGTTGGGGTTGTTTGAAAAATGTCCCTTTGCTCAAAGGGGCCCTAAATCCTTCCTTATGC
Coding sequences within:
- the zgc:113142 gene encoding D-beta-hydroxybutyrate dehydrogenase, mitochondrial — its product is MDAAALTSFPFGRIVVSSVCAIFLLALMLLSCRGRNQGVIGAGRAVLITGCDSGFGHQLARRLDAQGFVVFAGCLFPNGDGAQTLHRESSSNMNILKLDVTKDEDVTQARTVVQSNLPEKGLWAVVNNAGILDWSETEWNTIDDYRNMAEVNLFGSIRTSIAFLPLVRASKGRMVYVSSIFAFFNCLTMGAYSMSKRGLEAFADCLRVEMDCFGVKVSIIQPGNFGPATNILRRRTGTEIWEKLDEERQQMFNRQYVDLANNYHMSTCMTGNQDSSLVIDAMVEALTADRPKRRYLLVSKLDMLFFYAFPYLPTCVTDAVFYLSPMYNKRKAMLYSK